In Monodelphis domestica isolate mMonDom1 chromosome 4, mMonDom1.pri, whole genome shotgun sequence, one DNA window encodes the following:
- the TYROBP gene encoding TYRO protein tyrosine kinase-binding protein isoform X2: protein MEDVATGPHTRLSPWPAACMAGKGLGGVCSLGAGGAAAGGPMPGFSPCLFLPSFSRLLLPLCSDTLPHPAWPFGPQSADPLGPDMRKGRTPTLGLALVLALLLTPGESSPCPAVGPGVLAGIVLGDLALTILIALAVYYLGRLTPSGRNASEASKKQRMAEAESPYQELQDHRSDVYSDLTPQPGFYRRT from the exons ATGGAGGACGTCGCCACCGGTCCTCACACGAGGCTCAGCCCCTGGCCGGCGGCCTGCATGGCGGGCAAAGGCCTGGGGGGGGTCTGCTCTCTGGGTGCTGGAGGGGCCGCAGCTGGGGGGCCGATGCCTGGCTTCTCCCCgtgtctcttccttccctctttctcccgcCTCCTACTTCCTCTCTGCTCAGACACTCTGCCACACCCTGCCTGGCCCTTCGGACCCCAGTCTGCGGATCCCCTTGGCCCGGACATGAGGAAAGGCAGAACTCCCACCCTTGGCCTGGCCCTAGTCCTGGCCCTGCTCCTGACCCCAGGGG AGTCTAGCCCCTGCCCAGCCGTGGGCCCAGGAGTCCTGGCCGGGATTGTGCTGGGAGACCTGGCGCTGACCATCCTCATTGCCCTGGCCGTCTACTACTTGGGCCGCCTCACGCCCTCAGGGCGGAACGCCTCGGAGG CTTCCAAGAAGCAGAGAATGGCGGAGGCCGAGTCCCCCTATCAG GAACTCCAGGACCACAGATCAGATGTGTACAGTGACCTCACTCCCCAGCCGGGATTCTACAGACGAACTTGA
- the TYROBP gene encoding TYRO protein tyrosine kinase-binding protein isoform X1, which produces MEDVATGPHTRLSPWPAACMAGKGLGGVCSLGAGGAAAGGPMPGFSPCLFLPSFSRLLLPLCSDTLPHPAWPFGPQSADPLGPDMRKGRTPTLGLALVLALLLTPGGFHPVWAHNESSPCPAVGPGVLAGIVLGDLALTILIALAVYYLGRLTPSGRNASEASKKQRMAEAESPYQELQDHRSDVYSDLTPQPGFYRRT; this is translated from the exons ATGGAGGACGTCGCCACCGGTCCTCACACGAGGCTCAGCCCCTGGCCGGCGGCCTGCATGGCGGGCAAAGGCCTGGGGGGGGTCTGCTCTCTGGGTGCTGGAGGGGCCGCAGCTGGGGGGCCGATGCCTGGCTTCTCCCCgtgtctcttccttccctctttctcccgcCTCCTACTTCCTCTCTGCTCAGACACTCTGCCACACCCTGCCTGGCCCTTCGGACCCCAGTCTGCGGATCCCCTTGGCCCGGACATGAGGAAAGGCAGAACTCCCACCCTTGGCCTGGCCCTAGTCCTGGCCCTGCTCCTGACCCCAGGGG GTTTCCACCCCGTCTGGGCCCACAATG AGTCTAGCCCCTGCCCAGCCGTGGGCCCAGGAGTCCTGGCCGGGATTGTGCTGGGAGACCTGGCGCTGACCATCCTCATTGCCCTGGCCGTCTACTACTTGGGCCGCCTCACGCCCTCAGGGCGGAACGCCTCGGAGG CTTCCAAGAAGCAGAGAATGGCGGAGGCCGAGTCCCCCTATCAG GAACTCCAGGACCACAGATCAGATGTGTACAGTGACCTCACTCCCCAGCCGGGATTCTACAGACGAACTTGA
- the HCST gene encoding hematopoietic cell signal transducer has protein sequence MSPQVPTLLLGLLTVAAAQMSPVEPTAQDPNCGPLPIPLPLPVLVGLVAADAVLSLLIVGAVFACARPRRAPQTAEKNKVYVNMPGRG, from the exons ATGAGTCCCCAGGTTCCCACCCTGCTCCTGGGTCTCCTCACAG tGGCTGCTGCACAGATGTCCCCAG TTGAACCCACAGCCCAGGATCCTAACTGTGGCCCCCTGCCTATACCCTTGCCCCTGCCCGTCCTCGTGGGGCTTGTGGCAGCTGATGCGGTGCTGTCTTTGCTCATTGTGGGGGCCGTATTTGCCTGCGCTCGGCCCCGTCGGGCTCCCCAGACGGCAG AGAAGAACAAGGTCTACGTGAACATGCCTGGGAGAGGCTGA
- the NFKBID gene encoding NF-kappa-B inhibitor delta produces MEPTPPPTGPWGVPGPAQLLAPQGASLDAARAEVHALGLQRLLTQDEEGDTLLHLFAAQGLRWSAYAAAEVLQGCGQLDIREHKGKTPLLVAAAANQPLIVQDLLTLGAEPNSTDHRGRTILHLAATYGLPGVLTAVFNSGIRVNMETRDFEGLTPLHAAVLSLNEATQQPACSPRTMTVPARDRLACVQMLLQMGADHTSQEFKSNKTVLHLAVQGGNLALVQMLLDLPNEDLRTFVNMKAHGNTALHMAAALPPGSLQEPIIRGLLAAGADPALRNLENEQPAHLLGPGPASEALRQLLKRSRALPLASSS; encoded by the exons ATGGAGCCAACCCCACCTCCAACTGGCCCCTGGGGGGTCCCAGGGCCTGCTCAGCTCCTGGCACCACAAGGGGCTTCCTTGGATGCTGCCAGGGCTGAGGTTCATGCCCTGGGACTGCAACGACTGCTGACTCAGGACGAGGAGGGGGACAC GCTCCTGCACCTGTTTGCTGCCCAAGGCCTGCGCTGGTCAGCCTATGCTGCCGCTGAGGTCCTGCAGGGCTGTGGACAGCTGGACATCCGGGAACACAAAGGAAAG ACACCACTCCTTGTAGCAGCCGCAGCCAACCAGCCACTGATCGTCCAAGATCTGTTGACCCTGGGAGCTGAGCCCAATTCCACTGACCACCGTGGACGGACCATCCTTCATCTGGCTGCCACTTATGGCCTGCCTGGGGTCCTCACG GCTGTGTTTAATTCAGGGATTCGGGTGAACATGGAGACCAGGGACTTCGAGG GCCTCACCCCTCTCCATGCTGCTGTTCTCTCCCTCAATGAGGCCACCCAGCAGCCGGCTTGCAGCCCCAGGACAATGACTGTTCCAGCCCGGGACAGACTGGCCTGTGTCCAGATGCTGTTACAAATGGGGGCTGACCATACCAGCCAG GAATTCAAGAGCAACAAAACTGTTCTGCACCTGGCTGTCCAGGGGGGCAATCTTGCCCTTGTCCAGATGTTGCTAGACCTGCCCAATGAGGACCTAAGGACCTTTGTGAACATGAAG GCCCACGGGAACACAGCCTTGCATATGGCGGCCGCACTGCCCCCAGGATCCCTGCAGGAGCCCATCATTCGTGGGCTCCTGGCGGCTGGGGCAGATCCTGCCCTGCGAAATCTGGAGAATGAGCAGCCTGCCCATCTGCTGGGACCCGGACCAGCCTCAGAAGCA CTGAGGCAGCTGTTGAAGAGAAGCCGGGCCCTCCCTCTGGCCTCGTCCTCATAG
- the APLP1 gene encoding amyloid beta precursor like protein 1 isoform X1 has product MGAANPAARGLGRRLSSLLLLLLLRPEPGSSSRGTPSPGEITGVPQVAGLCGRLTLHRDLRTGRWEPDPQRSRRCLRDPQHVLAYCRQVYPDLQIGRVEEASRPIPMERWCGGARGTRCPHHVVIPYHCLPGEFVSEALLVPEGCKFLHQERMDECEGSAYRHQQAQEACRSEGLVLHGSGMLLPCGTDRFRGVEYVCCPAPGTSVPPRTPHSDAPTQPQAPDGEEEEEEEEEPFPQTVDDYFVEPPGEEEEEEEGEPRRLQHLSTQPPSRASKGSPTARPTDGVDVYFGMPGEGGEHAGFLRAKMDLEERRMRQINEVMREWAEADNQAKNLPKADRQALNEHFQSILQTLEEQVSGERQRLVETHAARVIALINDQRRAALEGFLAALQGDEPQAERVLQALKRYLRAEQKEQRHTIRHYQHVAAVDPEKAEQMRFQVQTHLQVIEERMNQSLGLLEQNPRLARELQPQIQDLLRAEHVGPGELEAPPPGGSSEDGGGPLPPAADEDMGATMPLKGFTEGDGAERLQEHKVNVSVPRGLPFRSPEIQRDELEPGMGAGTGVARGAVAGLLVVAVAVAAVVVLSLLVARRRRPYGAISHGVVEVDPMLSLEEQQLRELQRHGYENPTYRFLEERP; this is encoded by the exons ATGGGGGCAGCGAACCCCGCGGCCCGCGGGCTCGGCCGCCGCCTCTCTTCGcttctactgctgctgctgctgcgccCAGAACCCGGGAGCTCATCCAGAGGGACGCCTAGCCCGGGGGAG ATCACGGGGGTCCCCCAGGTGGCTGGGCTCTGCGGGAGGCTGACCCTACACCGAGACCTGCGCACAGGCCGCTGGGAACCTGACCCTCAGCGCTCACGCCGCTGCCTCCGAGACCCGCAGCACGTGCTAGCCTATTGCAGACAG GTGTACCCCGACCTTCAGATCGGCCGCGTGGAGGAGGCCTCCCGACCCATCCCCATGGAGCGCTGGTGCGGGGGTGCCCGCGGGACCAGATGTCCCCACCACGTGGTGATCCCCTATCACTGCCTGC CAGGTGAGTTTGTGAGCGAGGCCCTTCTGGTTCCGGAAGGATGCAAGTTCCTGCACCAGGAGCGCATGGATGAGTGCGAGGGCTCTGCCTACAGGCACCAGCAGGCCCAAGAG GCTTGCCGCTCTGAGGGCCTCGTCCTTCACGGCTCAGGGATGCTTCTCCCGTGTGGAACAGACCGCTTCCGGGGGGTGGAATATGTCTGCTGCCCCGCCCCAGGCACCTCCGTACCTCCCCGGACCCCCCACAG TGATGCTCCCACCCAGCCCCAGGCCCcagatggggaggaggaggaggaagaagaggaggagccaTTTCCCCAAACGGTGGATGACTATTTTGTGGAGCCCccaggggaggaagaggaagaggaggagggagagcccAGAAGACTCCAGCACCTCAGCACCCAACCTCCTTCCAGGGCCAGCAAAG GGAGCCCAACAGCCCGACCTACGGATGGTGTGGACGTGTACTTTGGAATGCCGGGCGAGGGGGGAGAACATGCAGGCTTCCTGAGGGCTAAGATGGATTTAGAGGAAAGGCGGATGCGTCAGATCAATGAG GTCATGCGGGAATGGGCCGAGGCGGACAACCAAGCCAAGAACCTGCCCAAGGCTGACAGGCAGGCTCTAAACGAG CACTTCCAGTCAATCCTGCAGACCTTAGAGGAGCAGGTCTCGGGGGAACGCCAGCGACTGGTGGAGACCCACGCGGCCCGCGTCATCGCCCTCATCAATGACCAGCGCCGAGCCGCCCTGGAGGGCTTCCTGGCAGCTCTTCAGGGGGACGAGCCCCAG GCAGAGCGAGTGCTCCAAGCCCTGAAGAGGTATCTGCGGGCTGAGCAGAAAGAACAGAGACACACCATCCGCCACTACCAGCACGTGGCTGCCGTGGACCCCGAGAAAGCGGAGCAGATGCGCTTCCAG GTGCAGACCCACCTCCAGGTGATCGAGGAGCGCATGAATCAAAGCCTGGGGCTGCTGGAGCAGAACCCACGCCTGGCCCGGGAGCTGCAGCCTCAAATCC AGGATCTGCTGCGGGCCGAGCACGTTGGTCCCGGGGAGCTGGAGGCCCCTCCCCCAGGGGGCAGCAGTGAGGACGGGGGCGGCCCCCTGCCGCCTGCCGCAGACGAAG ACATGGGTGCAACGATGCCTCTTAAAG GCTTCACTGAAGGGGATGGAGCCGAGCGCCTTCAGGAGCATAAG GTGAATGTCTCCGTCCCTCGGGGTCTCCCGTTCCGTTCTcctgagatccagagagatgaGCTG GAGCCCGGAATGGGTGCAGGGACGGGTGTGGCCCGTGGCGCCGTGGCGGGGCTCCTGGTTGTGGCCGTGGCCGTGGCTGCTGTGGTCGTCCTGTCTCTGCTGGTGGCCCGGAGGAGGCGACCTTACGGGGCCATCAGCCATGGGGTTGTGGAG GTGGACCCGATGCTGAGCCTGGAGGAGCAGCAGCTCCGGGAGCTTCAGAGACATGGGTATGAGAACCCGACCTATCGGTTCCTGGAGGAGCGACCCTGA
- the APLP1 gene encoding amyloid beta precursor like protein 1 isoform X3 — protein MGAANPAARGLGRRLSSLLLLLLLRPEPGSSSRGTPSPGEITGVPQVAGLCGRLTLHRDLRTGRWEPDPQRSRRCLRDPQHVLAYCRQVYPDLQIGRVEEASRPIPMERWCGGARGTRCPHHVVIPYHCLPGEFVSEALLVPEGCKFLHQERMDECEGSAYRHQQAQEACRSEGLVLHGSGMLLPCGTDRFRGVEYVCCPAPGTSVPPRTPHSDAPTQPQAPDGEEEEEEEEEPFPQTVDDYFVEPPGEEEEEEEGEPRRLQHLSTQPPSRASKGSPTARPTDGVDVYFGMPGEGGEHAGFLRAKMDLEERRMRQINEVMREWAEADNQAKNLPKADRQALNEHFQSILQTLEEQVSGERQRLVETHAARVIALINDQRRAALEGFLAALQGDEPQAERVLQALKRYLRAEQKEQRHTIRHYQHVAAVDPEKAEQMRFQVQTHLQVIEERMNQSLGLLEQNPRLARELQPQIQDLLRAEHVGPGELEAPPPGGSSEDGGGPLPPAADEGFTEGDGAERLQEHKVNVSVPRGLPFRSPEIQRDELEPGMGAGTGVARGAVAGLLVVAVAVAAVVVLSLLVARRRRPYGAISHGVVEVDPMLSLEEQQLRELQRHGYENPTYRFLEERP, from the exons ATGGGGGCAGCGAACCCCGCGGCCCGCGGGCTCGGCCGCCGCCTCTCTTCGcttctactgctgctgctgctgcgccCAGAACCCGGGAGCTCATCCAGAGGGACGCCTAGCCCGGGGGAG ATCACGGGGGTCCCCCAGGTGGCTGGGCTCTGCGGGAGGCTGACCCTACACCGAGACCTGCGCACAGGCCGCTGGGAACCTGACCCTCAGCGCTCACGCCGCTGCCTCCGAGACCCGCAGCACGTGCTAGCCTATTGCAGACAG GTGTACCCCGACCTTCAGATCGGCCGCGTGGAGGAGGCCTCCCGACCCATCCCCATGGAGCGCTGGTGCGGGGGTGCCCGCGGGACCAGATGTCCCCACCACGTGGTGATCCCCTATCACTGCCTGC CAGGTGAGTTTGTGAGCGAGGCCCTTCTGGTTCCGGAAGGATGCAAGTTCCTGCACCAGGAGCGCATGGATGAGTGCGAGGGCTCTGCCTACAGGCACCAGCAGGCCCAAGAG GCTTGCCGCTCTGAGGGCCTCGTCCTTCACGGCTCAGGGATGCTTCTCCCGTGTGGAACAGACCGCTTCCGGGGGGTGGAATATGTCTGCTGCCCCGCCCCAGGCACCTCCGTACCTCCCCGGACCCCCCACAG TGATGCTCCCACCCAGCCCCAGGCCCcagatggggaggaggaggaggaagaagaggaggagccaTTTCCCCAAACGGTGGATGACTATTTTGTGGAGCCCccaggggaggaagaggaagaggaggagggagagcccAGAAGACTCCAGCACCTCAGCACCCAACCTCCTTCCAGGGCCAGCAAAG GGAGCCCAACAGCCCGACCTACGGATGGTGTGGACGTGTACTTTGGAATGCCGGGCGAGGGGGGAGAACATGCAGGCTTCCTGAGGGCTAAGATGGATTTAGAGGAAAGGCGGATGCGTCAGATCAATGAG GTCATGCGGGAATGGGCCGAGGCGGACAACCAAGCCAAGAACCTGCCCAAGGCTGACAGGCAGGCTCTAAACGAG CACTTCCAGTCAATCCTGCAGACCTTAGAGGAGCAGGTCTCGGGGGAACGCCAGCGACTGGTGGAGACCCACGCGGCCCGCGTCATCGCCCTCATCAATGACCAGCGCCGAGCCGCCCTGGAGGGCTTCCTGGCAGCTCTTCAGGGGGACGAGCCCCAG GCAGAGCGAGTGCTCCAAGCCCTGAAGAGGTATCTGCGGGCTGAGCAGAAAGAACAGAGACACACCATCCGCCACTACCAGCACGTGGCTGCCGTGGACCCCGAGAAAGCGGAGCAGATGCGCTTCCAG GTGCAGACCCACCTCCAGGTGATCGAGGAGCGCATGAATCAAAGCCTGGGGCTGCTGGAGCAGAACCCACGCCTGGCCCGGGAGCTGCAGCCTCAAATCC AGGATCTGCTGCGGGCCGAGCACGTTGGTCCCGGGGAGCTGGAGGCCCCTCCCCCAGGGGGCAGCAGTGAGGACGGGGGCGGCCCCCTGCCGCCTGCCGCAGACGAAG GCTTCACTGAAGGGGATGGAGCCGAGCGCCTTCAGGAGCATAAG GTGAATGTCTCCGTCCCTCGGGGTCTCCCGTTCCGTTCTcctgagatccagagagatgaGCTG GAGCCCGGAATGGGTGCAGGGACGGGTGTGGCCCGTGGCGCCGTGGCGGGGCTCCTGGTTGTGGCCGTGGCCGTGGCTGCTGTGGTCGTCCTGTCTCTGCTGGTGGCCCGGAGGAGGCGACCTTACGGGGCCATCAGCCATGGGGTTGTGGAG GTGGACCCGATGCTGAGCCTGGAGGAGCAGCAGCTCCGGGAGCTTCAGAGACATGGGTATGAGAACCCGACCTATCGGTTCCTGGAGGAGCGACCCTGA
- the APLP1 gene encoding amyloid beta precursor like protein 1 isoform X4 — MGAANPAARGLGRRLSSLLLLLLLRPEPGSSSRGTPSPGEITGVPQVAGLCGRLTLHRDLRTGRWEPDPQRSRRCLRDPQHVLAYCRQVYPDLQIGRVEEASRPIPMERWCGGARGTRCPHHVVIPYHCLREFVSEALLVPEGCKFLHQERMDECEGSAYRHQQAQEACRSEGLVLHGSGMLLPCGTDRFRGVEYVCCPAPGTSVPPRTPHSDAPTQPQAPDGEEEEEEEEEPFPQTVDDYFVEPPGEEEEEEEGEPRRLQHLSTQPPSRASKGSPTARPTDGVDVYFGMPGEGGEHAGFLRAKMDLEERRMRQINEVMREWAEADNQAKNLPKADRQALNEHFQSILQTLEEQVSGERQRLVETHAARVIALINDQRRAALEGFLAALQGDEPQAERVLQALKRYLRAEQKEQRHTIRHYQHVAAVDPEKAEQMRFQVQTHLQVIEERMNQSLGLLEQNPRLARELQPQIQDLLRAEHVGPGELEAPPPGGSSEDGGGPLPPAADEGFTEGDGAERLQEHKVNVSVPRGLPFRSPEIQRDELEPGMGAGTGVARGAVAGLLVVAVAVAAVVVLSLLVARRRRPYGAISHGVVEVDPMLSLEEQQLRELQRHGYENPTYRFLEERP, encoded by the exons ATGGGGGCAGCGAACCCCGCGGCCCGCGGGCTCGGCCGCCGCCTCTCTTCGcttctactgctgctgctgctgcgccCAGAACCCGGGAGCTCATCCAGAGGGACGCCTAGCCCGGGGGAG ATCACGGGGGTCCCCCAGGTGGCTGGGCTCTGCGGGAGGCTGACCCTACACCGAGACCTGCGCACAGGCCGCTGGGAACCTGACCCTCAGCGCTCACGCCGCTGCCTCCGAGACCCGCAGCACGTGCTAGCCTATTGCAGACAG GTGTACCCCGACCTTCAGATCGGCCGCGTGGAGGAGGCCTCCCGACCCATCCCCATGGAGCGCTGGTGCGGGGGTGCCCGCGGGACCAGATGTCCCCACCACGTGGTGATCCCCTATCACTGCCTGC GTGAGTTTGTGAGCGAGGCCCTTCTGGTTCCGGAAGGATGCAAGTTCCTGCACCAGGAGCGCATGGATGAGTGCGAGGGCTCTGCCTACAGGCACCAGCAGGCCCAAGAG GCTTGCCGCTCTGAGGGCCTCGTCCTTCACGGCTCAGGGATGCTTCTCCCGTGTGGAACAGACCGCTTCCGGGGGGTGGAATATGTCTGCTGCCCCGCCCCAGGCACCTCCGTACCTCCCCGGACCCCCCACAG TGATGCTCCCACCCAGCCCCAGGCCCcagatggggaggaggaggaggaagaagaggaggagccaTTTCCCCAAACGGTGGATGACTATTTTGTGGAGCCCccaggggaggaagaggaagaggaggagggagagcccAGAAGACTCCAGCACCTCAGCACCCAACCTCCTTCCAGGGCCAGCAAAG GGAGCCCAACAGCCCGACCTACGGATGGTGTGGACGTGTACTTTGGAATGCCGGGCGAGGGGGGAGAACATGCAGGCTTCCTGAGGGCTAAGATGGATTTAGAGGAAAGGCGGATGCGTCAGATCAATGAG GTCATGCGGGAATGGGCCGAGGCGGACAACCAAGCCAAGAACCTGCCCAAGGCTGACAGGCAGGCTCTAAACGAG CACTTCCAGTCAATCCTGCAGACCTTAGAGGAGCAGGTCTCGGGGGAACGCCAGCGACTGGTGGAGACCCACGCGGCCCGCGTCATCGCCCTCATCAATGACCAGCGCCGAGCCGCCCTGGAGGGCTTCCTGGCAGCTCTTCAGGGGGACGAGCCCCAG GCAGAGCGAGTGCTCCAAGCCCTGAAGAGGTATCTGCGGGCTGAGCAGAAAGAACAGAGACACACCATCCGCCACTACCAGCACGTGGCTGCCGTGGACCCCGAGAAAGCGGAGCAGATGCGCTTCCAG GTGCAGACCCACCTCCAGGTGATCGAGGAGCGCATGAATCAAAGCCTGGGGCTGCTGGAGCAGAACCCACGCCTGGCCCGGGAGCTGCAGCCTCAAATCC AGGATCTGCTGCGGGCCGAGCACGTTGGTCCCGGGGAGCTGGAGGCCCCTCCCCCAGGGGGCAGCAGTGAGGACGGGGGCGGCCCCCTGCCGCCTGCCGCAGACGAAG GCTTCACTGAAGGGGATGGAGCCGAGCGCCTTCAGGAGCATAAG GTGAATGTCTCCGTCCCTCGGGGTCTCCCGTTCCGTTCTcctgagatccagagagatgaGCTG GAGCCCGGAATGGGTGCAGGGACGGGTGTGGCCCGTGGCGCCGTGGCGGGGCTCCTGGTTGTGGCCGTGGCCGTGGCTGCTGTGGTCGTCCTGTCTCTGCTGGTGGCCCGGAGGAGGCGACCTTACGGGGCCATCAGCCATGGGGTTGTGGAG GTGGACCCGATGCTGAGCCTGGAGGAGCAGCAGCTCCGGGAGCTTCAGAGACATGGGTATGAGAACCCGACCTATCGGTTCCTGGAGGAGCGACCCTGA
- the APLP1 gene encoding amyloid beta precursor like protein 1 isoform X2: MGAANPAARGLGRRLSSLLLLLLLRPEPGSSSRGTPSPGEITGVPQVAGLCGRLTLHRDLRTGRWEPDPQRSRRCLRDPQHVLAYCRQVYPDLQIGRVEEASRPIPMERWCGGARGTRCPHHVVIPYHCLREFVSEALLVPEGCKFLHQERMDECEGSAYRHQQAQEACRSEGLVLHGSGMLLPCGTDRFRGVEYVCCPAPGTSVPPRTPHSDAPTQPQAPDGEEEEEEEEEPFPQTVDDYFVEPPGEEEEEEEGEPRRLQHLSTQPPSRASKGSPTARPTDGVDVYFGMPGEGGEHAGFLRAKMDLEERRMRQINEVMREWAEADNQAKNLPKADRQALNEHFQSILQTLEEQVSGERQRLVETHAARVIALINDQRRAALEGFLAALQGDEPQAERVLQALKRYLRAEQKEQRHTIRHYQHVAAVDPEKAEQMRFQVQTHLQVIEERMNQSLGLLEQNPRLARELQPQIQDLLRAEHVGPGELEAPPPGGSSEDGGGPLPPAADEDMGATMPLKGFTEGDGAERLQEHKVNVSVPRGLPFRSPEIQRDELEPGMGAGTGVARGAVAGLLVVAVAVAAVVVLSLLVARRRRPYGAISHGVVEVDPMLSLEEQQLRELQRHGYENPTYRFLEERP; this comes from the exons ATGGGGGCAGCGAACCCCGCGGCCCGCGGGCTCGGCCGCCGCCTCTCTTCGcttctactgctgctgctgctgcgccCAGAACCCGGGAGCTCATCCAGAGGGACGCCTAGCCCGGGGGAG ATCACGGGGGTCCCCCAGGTGGCTGGGCTCTGCGGGAGGCTGACCCTACACCGAGACCTGCGCACAGGCCGCTGGGAACCTGACCCTCAGCGCTCACGCCGCTGCCTCCGAGACCCGCAGCACGTGCTAGCCTATTGCAGACAG GTGTACCCCGACCTTCAGATCGGCCGCGTGGAGGAGGCCTCCCGACCCATCCCCATGGAGCGCTGGTGCGGGGGTGCCCGCGGGACCAGATGTCCCCACCACGTGGTGATCCCCTATCACTGCCTGC GTGAGTTTGTGAGCGAGGCCCTTCTGGTTCCGGAAGGATGCAAGTTCCTGCACCAGGAGCGCATGGATGAGTGCGAGGGCTCTGCCTACAGGCACCAGCAGGCCCAAGAG GCTTGCCGCTCTGAGGGCCTCGTCCTTCACGGCTCAGGGATGCTTCTCCCGTGTGGAACAGACCGCTTCCGGGGGGTGGAATATGTCTGCTGCCCCGCCCCAGGCACCTCCGTACCTCCCCGGACCCCCCACAG TGATGCTCCCACCCAGCCCCAGGCCCcagatggggaggaggaggaggaagaagaggaggagccaTTTCCCCAAACGGTGGATGACTATTTTGTGGAGCCCccaggggaggaagaggaagaggaggagggagagcccAGAAGACTCCAGCACCTCAGCACCCAACCTCCTTCCAGGGCCAGCAAAG GGAGCCCAACAGCCCGACCTACGGATGGTGTGGACGTGTACTTTGGAATGCCGGGCGAGGGGGGAGAACATGCAGGCTTCCTGAGGGCTAAGATGGATTTAGAGGAAAGGCGGATGCGTCAGATCAATGAG GTCATGCGGGAATGGGCCGAGGCGGACAACCAAGCCAAGAACCTGCCCAAGGCTGACAGGCAGGCTCTAAACGAG CACTTCCAGTCAATCCTGCAGACCTTAGAGGAGCAGGTCTCGGGGGAACGCCAGCGACTGGTGGAGACCCACGCGGCCCGCGTCATCGCCCTCATCAATGACCAGCGCCGAGCCGCCCTGGAGGGCTTCCTGGCAGCTCTTCAGGGGGACGAGCCCCAG GCAGAGCGAGTGCTCCAAGCCCTGAAGAGGTATCTGCGGGCTGAGCAGAAAGAACAGAGACACACCATCCGCCACTACCAGCACGTGGCTGCCGTGGACCCCGAGAAAGCGGAGCAGATGCGCTTCCAG GTGCAGACCCACCTCCAGGTGATCGAGGAGCGCATGAATCAAAGCCTGGGGCTGCTGGAGCAGAACCCACGCCTGGCCCGGGAGCTGCAGCCTCAAATCC AGGATCTGCTGCGGGCCGAGCACGTTGGTCCCGGGGAGCTGGAGGCCCCTCCCCCAGGGGGCAGCAGTGAGGACGGGGGCGGCCCCCTGCCGCCTGCCGCAGACGAAG ACATGGGTGCAACGATGCCTCTTAAAG GCTTCACTGAAGGGGATGGAGCCGAGCGCCTTCAGGAGCATAAG GTGAATGTCTCCGTCCCTCGGGGTCTCCCGTTCCGTTCTcctgagatccagagagatgaGCTG GAGCCCGGAATGGGTGCAGGGACGGGTGTGGCCCGTGGCGCCGTGGCGGGGCTCCTGGTTGTGGCCGTGGCCGTGGCTGCTGTGGTCGTCCTGTCTCTGCTGGTGGCCCGGAGGAGGCGACCTTACGGGGCCATCAGCCATGGGGTTGTGGAG GTGGACCCGATGCTGAGCCTGGAGGAGCAGCAGCTCCGGGAGCTTCAGAGACATGGGTATGAGAACCCGACCTATCGGTTCCTGGAGGAGCGACCCTGA